From Aquificota bacterium, one genomic window encodes:
- the cmr4 gene encoding type III-B CRISPR module RAMP protein Cmr4: MYKDRALLTYYTLTPLHMGSGSSVHYVDLPIQRERHTSFPIMAGSGIKGVFRNLAERKLDKEIVDKIFGHEKASEEASMIAFTDAKILLYPVRSLKGTFAWITCPLVLKRFKEELESLGEIKNTSWEVPNLDPNKDNKALVSNNSSLIIDDKSIGLEEFVLECEKSENVDKIAEVIKNYLPQTSTVNELPLSKRLVVVDDNIFTDFVNYAVEIRTRIRIDQGTGTVERGALFTVEFVPSEAIFYSFVFFIERKEGDSSDARTKFEKLFSSEDKDKANKNKVENKKVKELVLQFGGDETIGAGFTKVRYNELVCERGEHKATTGGIP; this comes from the coding sequence ATGTATAAGGACCGTGCGCTTTTGACCTACTACACTTTAACTCCTTTGCATATGGGTTCGGGTAGTAGTGTGCATTATGTGGATTTGCCTATCCAAAGGGAGAGGCATACTTCCTTTCCTATAATGGCTGGCAGTGGCATAAAGGGTGTTTTTAGGAATTTGGCGGAAAGGAAATTGGATAAGGAAATAGTAGATAAGATATTCGGTCATGAGAAAGCAAGCGAAGAAGCTTCTATGATTGCCTTTACAGATGCCAAAATTCTTTTATATCCTGTGCGTAGCTTAAAGGGGACTTTTGCTTGGATTACTTGTCCTTTGGTGCTAAAGAGGTTCAAGGAGGAGCTAGAAAGCTTGGGTGAAATAAAAAACACAAGCTGGGAAGTGCCAAACCTTGATCCTAATAAAGATAATAAAGCCTTGGTAAGTAATAACTCATCCTTAATAATTGATGATAAATCTATCGGACTTGAGGAGTTTGTGCTTGAGTGTGAAAAGAGTGAAAATGTGGATAAAATAGCTGAAGTTATAAAGAATTATCTACCACAAACAAGCACGGTAAATGAGTTACCGTTATCTAAAAGGTTAGTGGTAGTTGATGATAATATCTTTACAGACTTTGTAAACTATGCAGTGGAGATTAGGACAAGGATTAGGATAGACCAAGGGACTGGAACGGTGGAAAGGGGTGCGCTCTTTACTGTAGAGTTTGTGCCATCGGAGGCAATTTTTTATAGCTTTGTGTTTTTTATAGAAAGAAAGGAGGGTGATAGCTCAGACGCAAGGACAAAGTTTGAAAAGCTTTTTAGCTCTGAGGATAAAGATAAAGCAAACAAAAATAAAGTTGAAAACAAAAAAGTAAAGGAGTTGGTGCTTCAATTTGGTGGAGATGAAACTATAGGGGCCGGTTTTACAAAGGTTAGATATAATGAACTTGTGTGTGAACGCGGAGAGCATAAAGCTACCACTGGGGGTATTCCTTAA
- a CDS encoding MlaE family lipid ABC transporter permease subunit: MLKLFEEVGKATLLTLWGLFYIFKSPPKARHFIKQLSYLASETIPVVVITSFFSGGVIALQTYSTFHRFNAEFLIGAVVALSMGRELGPVLTSLMVVARVGSAMTANIGTMRITEQIDALEVMGINPRSYLVSPRLFAGVVGVPMLTVIADLSGIFGGWFVAVKLFGVNEHLFWEKMKDIVELYDFIGGLYKAVFFGFIISSVSCYFGFYTQGGTEGVGRATTNSVVTSSMLILISDYFLTAVIF, translated from the coding sequence ATGTTAAAGCTTTTTGAGGAGGTGGGAAAGGCCACACTTTTGACCCTATGGGGGCTCTTTTATATATTCAAAAGCCCACCAAAGGCAAGGCACTTTATAAAACAGCTCTCCTACCTTGCTTCAGAGACCATACCTGTGGTGGTGATCACCTCCTTTTTCTCCGGTGGCGTTATAGCCTTACAAACATACAGCACCTTTCATAGGTTTAATGCGGAGTTTTTAATAGGTGCGGTGGTGGCCCTTTCCATGGGTAGAGAGCTGGGGCCTGTTTTGACCTCTCTTATGGTGGTGGCAAGAGTAGGCTCTGCTATGACTGCCAACATAGGCACCATGAGAATAACAGAGCAGATAGACGCTCTTGAAGTTATGGGCATAAATCCAAGGAGCTACCTTGTATCACCAAGGCTCTTCGCTGGCGTGGTAGGCGTTCCCATGCTTACGGTAATAGCGGACCTGTCTGGCATCTTTGGCGGTTGGTTTGTGGCAGTAAAGCTCTTTGGAGTGAATGAGCATCTCTTTTGGGAGAAGATGAAGGATATTGTGGAGCTCTATGACTTTATAGGCGGTCTTTATAAGGCGGTCTTTTTTGGCTTTATCATCTCTTCGGTGAGCTGTTATTTTGGCTTTTATACGCAGGGTGGCACAGAAGGAGTGGGAAGGGCAACCACCAACAGCGTGGTGACCTCTTCCATGCTTATTCTTATTTCAGACTACTTCCTAACTGCTGTGATCTTTTGA
- a CDS encoding CZB domain-containing protein, whose protein sequence is MDHSLQELRTLLERIELIIAQHINYVDRLKKSIRVGKAFPHKECTECAFGKLLYSEVWPNKDQYPLEIASLLETIERLHCNFHQKAFEIESVATQEEKLKILKEVEEYSMSLLNPLLSLKAVLKKVIE, encoded by the coding sequence ATGGACCATAGCCTTCAAGAGCTTAGAACTCTACTTGAGAGAATAGAGCTAATTATAGCCCAGCACATAAACTATGTGGATAGGTTAAAAAAGAGTATAAGGGTTGGTAAGGCCTTTCCTCACAAGGAATGTACCGAATGCGCCTTTGGTAAGCTTCTCTATTCTGAGGTATGGCCCAACAAGGACCAATATCCGTTGGAGATTGCCAGCCTTTTGGAAACCATAGAAAGGCTTCATTGCAATTTCCATCAAAAGGCCTTTGAAATAGAATCGGTGGCCACTCAAGAGGAGAAATTGAAAATACTGAAGGAAGTGGAAGAGTATTCTATGAGTTTGCTTAATCCACTTTTATCTTTAAAGGCTGTGTTAAAGAAGGTGATAGAATAG
- the cmr3 gene encoding type III-B CRISPR module-associated protein Cmr3: MLKFTIKPIDVVFFGSGKPFNLGGLGESIFPPFPNSFASAIFAKIYEAKGITNGVFKAVYGPFLEKDDKYYFPAPCDIVKEKGGSRIKVYKPRESSNLIKVENTDLENKIKLMPWIKPECQEDYEPFNGFISLEGLKKWYYGEKINASDLLSEDRIFYIEDRISIRMDDSTGTVKGEDGLYRVRFIRLEKGFRFVFWVELNNQTLTEDEALKIFKQHPKVLKIGGEARTATYEVENHNFKDLFEDFHSSNQGESCKILFLTPGVFEEGKPILNNFENLEYACISGYTLLSIRSKHNYKNKVIRAIKPGSVLMIKARNLSTPIDFYKPTDDFIGSNLVLVKKGGVSHV; the protein is encoded by the coding sequence ATGTTGAAATTCACTATTAAGCCTATTGATGTGGTGTTTTTTGGAAGTGGTAAGCCTTTTAACTTGGGGGGATTGGGAGAGAGTATATTTCCACCATTTCCAAACTCCTTTGCCAGTGCAATTTTTGCAAAGATTTATGAGGCGAAAGGGATAACTAACGGAGTATTTAAAGCTGTCTATGGTCCTTTCTTGGAAAAGGATGATAAATATTACTTTCCTGCGCCTTGTGATATAGTCAAGGAAAAGGGAGGCAGTAGGATAAAAGTTTATAAGCCAAGGGAGAGCTCTAATCTTATAAAAGTGGAAAATACAGACCTTGAAAATAAGATAAAGCTTATGCCTTGGATAAAGCCAGAGTGCCAAGAGGATTACGAACCTTTTAATGGTTTTATAAGCCTTGAAGGGCTTAAAAAGTGGTATTATGGAGAGAAAATAAATGCTTCTGATTTGCTTTCTGAAGACAGGATTTTTTATATAGAAGATAGAATTTCCATACGCATGGATGATAGCACTGGCACGGTAAAGGGAGAAGATGGGCTTTATAGGGTAAGGTTTATAAGGCTTGAAAAAGGATTTAGATTTGTCTTTTGGGTGGAACTAAACAACCAAACGCTTACGGAAGATGAAGCACTAAAAATTTTCAAACAACATCCAAAGGTCCTAAAGATCGGTGGAGAGGCAAGAACTGCCACTTATGAAGTGGAAAATCATAACTTTAAAGATTTATTTGAAGATTTTCATTCCAGTAATCAAGGCGAAAGCTGTAAAATCCTTTTCCTAACGCCGGGAGTTTTTGAGGAAGGAAAGCCAATACTTAACAATTTTGAAAATTTAGAATATGCTTGTATATCTGGATACACTCTTCTATCTATTAGGTCAAAGCATAATTACAAGAATAAAGTTATCCGTGCCATAAAGCCGGGAAGTGTGCTTATGATAAAGGCTAGGAATTTATCTACACCTATAGATTTTTATAAGCCTACGGATGATTTTATAGGTTCAAACCTTGTTTTAGTTAAAAAGGGAGGTGTTAGTCATGTATAA
- the rpmB gene encoding 50S ribosomal protein L28: MAKCYVCGKTTRFGKSVTFSAERNTRTFKPNLQRVRVVLEDGRVKRVYVCTKCLKAGKVVKAVSIRQ; encoded by the coding sequence ATGGCAAAGTGTTATGTTTGTGGAAAAACAACAAGGTTTGGAAAGAGCGTGACCTTTTCCGCAGAAAGGAATACAAGGACCTTTAAACCAAACCTTCAAAGGGTAAGGGTAGTGCTTGAAGATGGAAGGGTGAAAAGGGTTTATGTGTGTACCAAGTGCCTTAAGGCTGGTAAGGTAGTAAAAGCAGTAAGCATAAGACAATAA
- the gatC gene encoding Asp-tRNA(Asn)/Glu-tRNA(Gln) amidotransferase subunit GatC, whose amino-acid sequence MKVEKVAHLARIRLTEEEKEHFEKQLQSILSFVEQLQEVNTEGIEPYTPYFEETPMREDEAVKDFDPQLVLRQAPESEGGFFVVPRVVEY is encoded by the coding sequence ATGAAGGTAGAAAAAGTTGCACACCTGGCAAGGATAAGGTTAACAGAGGAAGAGAAGGAGCATTTTGAAAAGCAACTTCAAAGCATACTGTCCTTTGTGGAACAGCTCCAGGAGGTAAACACAGAAGGTATAGAACCTTACACGCCTTACTTTGAAGAGACACCCATGAGAGAGGACGAGGCTGTAAAAGATTTTGATCCACAGCTTGTACTAAGGCAGGCACCAGAGAGCGAGGGAGGATTTTTTGTAGTGCCAAGGGTAGTAGAATATTAA
- the aroC gene encoding chorismate synthase — protein sequence MPIRFLTAGESHGKALLCILEGIPANLELSSEYINRELQRRQKGYGRGGRMKIESDRVEFLSGLRFGKTLGSPISMVIWNKDWENWSDKMAYEGEVPENVVPFSRPRPGHADLAGGIKYNQRDLRNILERASARETAARVAVGAVCKRFLEEFGIRIGSYVISIGALKPEIKEEDLLKRHELAENSQVRFPDPSKDEEFTKLIDEAKERGESLGGVFEVFAVGVPPGLGSHIQWDKRIDGKIAQAMMSIQAIKGVEIGLGFESARRFGSEVHDEIGWSEEKGYFRYTNNLGGTEGGITNGMPIVVRCAMKPIPTLTKPLRSVDISTREGVRAGKERSDVVAVPAASVVGEAMLAIVLADALLEKLGGDFMEEVKERFKRYMEHVKAF from the coding sequence ATGCCAATAAGGTTTTTGACCGCCGGAGAGTCTCATGGAAAGGCTCTCCTTTGTATTTTAGAAGGTATACCTGCCAACCTTGAGCTTTCCTCTGAGTATATAAACAGGGAGCTCCAAAGAAGGCAAAAAGGCTATGGAAGAGGGGGGAGGATGAAGATAGAAAGCGACAGAGTGGAGTTCCTATCTGGCTTACGATTTGGGAAAACACTGGGAAGCCCCATTTCTATGGTTATATGGAACAAAGATTGGGAAAACTGGTCCGATAAGATGGCCTATGAGGGTGAGGTGCCAGAAAACGTTGTGCCTTTTAGCAGGCCAAGGCCAGGCCATGCGGACCTTGCAGGTGGAATAAAATACAACCAAAGGGACCTTAGAAACATACTTGAGAGGGCCTCCGCAAGGGAAACGGCTGCAAGGGTAGCTGTGGGAGCTGTATGCAAAAGATTTCTTGAGGAGTTTGGCATAAGGATAGGTAGCTATGTGATAAGCATAGGGGCCTTAAAGCCAGAGATAAAAGAAGAAGACCTTTTAAAAAGGCATGAATTGGCAGAAAATTCGCAAGTAAGATTTCCAGACCCTTCAAAGGATGAAGAATTTACAAAGCTTATAGATGAGGCAAAGGAAAGGGGAGAAAGCCTTGGGGGTGTTTTTGAGGTCTTTGCTGTGGGTGTGCCACCAGGCCTTGGAAGCCATATCCAGTGGGACAAGCGCATAGATGGCAAAATAGCCCAAGCCATGATGAGCATACAGGCCATAAAGGGTGTGGAAATAGGCCTGGGCTTTGAGAGCGCCAGAAGGTTTGGATCTGAGGTGCATGATGAAATAGGCTGGTCCGAAGAAAAGGGGTATTTTAGATATACTAATAACCTTGGTGGAACGGAGGGTGGCATAACCAACGGCATGCCCATAGTGGTAAGGTGTGCCATGAAGCCCATACCAACCCTTACCAAGCCTTTGAGAAGCGTGGACATAAGCACAAGGGAAGGTGTAAGAGCTGGCAAAGAGAGGAGCGATGTGGTGGCAGTTCCTGCAGCCTCTGTGGTTGGTGAAGCCATGCTTGCCATAGTGCTTGCGGACGCTCTCCTTGAAAAGCTTGGCGGTGATTTTATGGAAGAGGTAAAGGAGAGGTTTAAGAGGTATATGGAGCATGTTAAAGCTTTTTGA
- the recA gene encoding recombinase RecA, with amino-acid sequence MVEETQKETLEKRKALENALTSIEKRFGKGSIMPLKNAEKVKVDVIPTGSLALDIATGIGGIPKGRVIEIFGPESSGKTTLALHIIAEAQRRGGIAVFIDAEHALDPKYAEKIGVDTENLYISQPDYGEQALEIAESLVASNAVDVIVIDSVAALVPKDELEGEIGEAHVGKQARLMSQALRKLKGMAHKANTAIIFINQLREKIGVMFGNPETTPGGRALKFFADMRLDVRRIGEVKDGGEKTGNRVRVKVVKNKLAPPFQEAEFDVLYGEGICKLCDLIDVASELKVINKSGAWYSYGDIRLGQGKEQAKKFLMENPEIAQEIENKVREVAGLAPADT; translated from the coding sequence ATGGTAGAAGAGACACAAAAAGAAACTCTTGAAAAAAGAAAGGCTCTTGAAAACGCCCTTACCAGTATAGAAAAGCGTTTTGGTAAGGGTTCCATAATGCCCTTGAAAAATGCAGAAAAGGTCAAGGTGGATGTAATACCCACTGGTTCTCTTGCCCTTGATATAGCCACCGGTATAGGAGGTATTCCAAAGGGTAGGGTTATTGAAATATTTGGTCCGGAGTCTTCCGGGAAGACCACTTTGGCCCTTCACATAATAGCGGAAGCGCAAAGGAGGGGAGGTATTGCGGTCTTTATAGACGCAGAACACGCCTTGGACCCTAAATACGCCGAAAAGATAGGCGTGGATACGGAAAACCTTTACATATCACAGCCAGACTATGGAGAACAAGCCTTGGAGATAGCTGAAAGCCTTGTAGCAAGCAATGCGGTGGATGTGATAGTGATAGATTCGGTGGCTGCTCTGGTGCCAAAGGATGAGTTGGAAGGTGAGATAGGAGAGGCCCATGTGGGCAAACAGGCAAGGCTAATGTCCCAAGCTTTAAGAAAACTCAAAGGTATGGCCCATAAGGCCAACACGGCCATAATCTTTATAAACCAGCTAAGAGAAAAGATTGGAGTTATGTTTGGAAACCCAGAGACCACACCGGGTGGAAGGGCCCTTAAGTTCTTTGCGGATATGAGGCTGGATGTGAGGCGCATAGGTGAGGTAAAGGACGGAGGAGAAAAAACGGGCAACAGAGTAAGGGTTAAGGTGGTAAAGAACAAATTGGCTCCACCCTTCCAAGAGGCTGAGTTTGATGTGCTTTATGGAGAAGGCATATGCAAGCTCTGCGACCTTATAGATGTGGCCAGTGAGCTAAAGGTTATTAACAAAAGCGGTGCATGGTATAGCTATGGAGATATAAGGCTTGGACAGGGTAAAGAACAGGCAAAGAAGTTTTTAATGGAAAACCCAGAAATAGCTCAAGAGATAGAAAACAAAGTGAGAGAGGTAGCTGGCCTTGCTCCAGCTGATACTTAA